A section of the Flavobacterium ardleyense genome encodes:
- a CDS encoding tryptophan-rich sensory protein, whose product MKKTLQIANGIALVFTIVMSYVSNTGVFDGNTMKTVSDSYWNLFTPAGYAFSIWGVIYLGLLGFVLYTGRSLFTKKEENDTIILEVGWWFVISCIGNSLWVVAWLYNYTLVAAIIMFIVLISLIKIIINTRMELDFQPLHRYLLIYWPFAFYSGWISVAFIANISALLTKNNWDGFGISEVTWTIIMIAIVGLLNIAIVLTRNLREFALVGIWALIAIAVSNSDKGSADVVMAAYIMAGIIFITIGYSGFKNRENTISKM is encoded by the coding sequence ATGAAAAAAACTTTACAGATTGCAAACGGTATAGCATTAGTCTTTACAATCGTGATGAGCTATGTTTCTAATACTGGCGTTTTTGATGGTAATACTATGAAAACCGTCTCGGATTCTTATTGGAATCTCTTCACTCCTGCTGGCTACGCATTTTCAATTTGGGGAGTTATTTATCTCGGATTACTCGGATTCGTTTTATACACTGGCCGTTCACTATTTACCAAGAAAGAAGAAAATGACACTATTATACTCGAAGTAGGATGGTGGTTTGTCATTTCGTGCATCGGAAATTCGCTGTGGGTTGTGGCGTGGCTTTACAACTACACTTTAGTTGCAGCAATTATAATGTTCATCGTACTAATTTCATTAATCAAAATAATTATTAATACTAGAATGGAGCTCGACTTCCAGCCTTTGCATAGATACTTGCTTATTTATTGGCCATTTGCTTTCTACAGCGGATGGATTTCGGTTGCATTTATTGCAAATATTTCGGCTTTGTTGACCAAAAATAATTGGGATGGGTTCGGAATTTCCGAGGTTACGTGGACTATTATAATGATTGCAATTGTAGGACTTCTAAATATTGCAATTGTTCTAACGCGAAATTTACGAGAATTTGCCCTTGTGGGGATTTGGGCACTTATTGCAATTGCGGTTTCCAATAGCGACAAAGGTTCAGCAGATGTGGTGATGGCTGCTTATATTATGGCTGGAATTATTTTTATAACAATTGGGTATAGTGGCTTTAAAAATAGAGAAAATACGATTTCTAAAATGTAA
- a CDS encoding cryptochrome/photolyase family protein: protein MKESISICWFRRDLRIHDNHAFFQALQSENRVLPLFIYDSDILDKLSNKEDTRLAFIHEQLSAMNNILNKNGSSMYTAYGKPLEVFKKLKEKFNIKAIFCNKDYEPYASERDAEILAFAERNQVEFMSFKDQVIFEELEIMKADGTPYTIFTPYSKMWKQSFFSQEIPKFPSEDNLDKAIQNQQFPFLKIEDVGFKNIPSGIDAPSVDKAIIKDYHNTRNIPSIEGTTRLSIHLRFGTVSVRELAKVTQDLNETWLNELIWREFFMMILYHFPKVVTNSFKAKYDRIEWRNNEEEFAAWCSGNTGYPMVDAGMRQLNETGWMHNRVRMVTASFLIKHLLVDWRWGEAYFAEKLIDYDLSANNGNWQWAAGSGCDSAPYFRVFNPTLQTKRFDPELKYIRKWIPNYDSQIVPEIVEHKFARERVLQTFKKALADA from the coding sequence ATGAAAGAATCAATAAGTATTTGCTGGTTTAGACGTGATTTGCGTATTCATGATAATCATGCTTTTTTTCAGGCATTACAAAGCGAAAACCGAGTTTTACCTTTGTTTATTTACGATTCAGATATTTTAGATAAACTTTCAAATAAAGAAGATACTCGTTTAGCATTTATTCACGAGCAACTCTCGGCGATGAATAATATTCTGAATAAAAATGGTTCGTCAATGTACACCGCGTATGGCAAACCACTCGAAGTCTTTAAGAAATTGAAAGAGAAATTCAATATTAAAGCTATTTTTTGTAACAAAGATTACGAACCGTATGCTAGTGAGCGAGATGCAGAAATTTTGGCTTTCGCCGAAAGAAACCAGGTAGAATTTATGTCTTTTAAAGATCAAGTCATCTTCGAAGAATTAGAGATTATGAAGGCTGACGGAACGCCATACACCATTTTCACACCTTATTCTAAAATGTGGAAACAAAGCTTTTTCTCTCAAGAAATTCCGAAGTTTCCTTCCGAAGATAATTTAGACAAAGCAATTCAAAACCAACAATTCCCATTTCTAAAAATTGAGGACGTTGGATTTAAGAATATTCCCAGCGGAATTGACGCACCTTCTGTTGACAAGGCAATCATAAAAGATTACCATAATACTCGAAATATTCCTTCAATCGAAGGAACAACAAGACTCAGTATTCACCTTCGTTTCGGGACTGTCAGCGTTCGCGAGTTGGCGAAAGTGACTCAAGATTTAAATGAAACTTGGCTGAATGAATTAATTTGGCGTGAGTTTTTTATGATGATTCTCTATCATTTTCCGAAAGTAGTAACCAATTCCTTTAAAGCAAAATACGACCGAATAGAATGGAGAAATAACGAGGAGGAATTTGCAGCTTGGTGTTCTGGAAATACGGGCTATCCGATGGTAGATGCCGGAATGCGTCAACTCAATGAAACCGGATGGATGCACAACCGAGTGCGAATGGTAACCGCTAGTTTTTTAATTAAACATTTGTTGGTCGATTGGCGTTGGGGGGAAGCATATTTTGCCGAAAAACTTATAGATTACGATCTTTCGGCAAATAACGGAAACTGGCAATGGGCCGCAGGATCAGGATGTGATTCAGCACCTTATTTTCGAGTTTTTAATCCAACTTTACAAACCAAGCGATTTGATCCCGAATTAAAATACATTCGAAAATGGATTCCAAATTATGATAGTCAAATTGTACCCGAAATTGTCGAGCATAAATTCGCAAGAGAACGAGTGCTTCAAACATTTAAGAAGGCATTAGCAGATGCATAA
- a CDS encoding lipocalin family protein produces the protein MKNSKIILIAAAGITAGLLFSSCSVSIPKKANAVKPFKENRYLGTWYEIARLPMKFEKNLNNVTATYTAYSDGTLKVENRGYNYKKNEWSEAIGKAKFIGPRDEARLKVSFFGPFYGGYNVIAISDDYQEALVAGDNLKYLWILSRSTSISQSTKDKFLAEAKRIGYDTDNLIWVEHTKDR, from the coding sequence ATGAAAAATTCAAAAATAATACTAATCGCCGCAGCCGGAATAACTGCGGGTCTTCTATTTTCGTCCTGTAGCGTTTCAATTCCAAAGAAAGCCAATGCTGTCAAGCCTTTTAAAGAAAATAGATACTTAGGAACTTGGTACGAAATCGCGAGACTTCCGATGAAATTCGAAAAGAACCTCAACAATGTTACTGCAACTTATACTGCCTATTCTGATGGAACTTTAAAAGTTGAAAACAGGGGATATAATTACAAAAAAAATGAGTGGAGTGAGGCTATTGGAAAAGCAAAATTCATTGGACCTCGTGACGAAGCGAGACTAAAAGTCTCATTTTTTGGTCCTTTTTATGGAGGGTATAATGTAATTGCAATTAGCGATGATTATCAAGAGGCATTGGTTGCAGGCGATAATCTCAAATATCTATGGATTCTATCACGCTCTACTTCTATTTCACAATCTACAAAAGATAAATTTCTAGCTGAAGCTAAAAGAATCGGCTATGATACCGACAATTTAATTTGGGTAGAACATACAAAAGACAGATAA
- a CDS encoding TIGR01777 family oxidoreductase: MAKKILVTGGTGLVGNMLTKKLQDQGYEVSIMTRSPEKVKNLKAFYWDIKKQEIDEKCLDGVETIIHLAGENIADGRWTDERKKALVSSRTESIGLIYDLMKRKEHQVKTVLSASAVGIYGDRGEEILDETSKPGTGFLAHCCEEWEKAVEQGTDLGLRVAKFRIGLLLTPKGGVLDIFKLMVKTFTASKLGSGEQWFPWIHSDDLIGMFLWAVENEDAKGVYNATAPNPVRNKEFTKTLSDVLHRPFWPFAIPKAMFKLLMGEKSELVLMSTHTKADKIIKAGYTFKFLSLKTALEDLTR, encoded by the coding sequence ATGGCAAAGAAAATATTGGTTACCGGCGGGACTGGTCTTGTAGGGAACATGCTCACAAAAAAACTTCAAGATCAAGGGTATGAAGTTAGTATAATGACTCGCAGTCCAGAGAAAGTAAAAAACTTAAAAGCTTTTTATTGGGATATCAAAAAGCAAGAAATTGACGAAAAATGTCTTGACGGAGTTGAAACTATTATCCATCTTGCCGGCGAAAATATCGCCGATGGCCGATGGACTGATGAGCGTAAAAAAGCGTTGGTTTCTAGCCGTACCGAATCAATTGGACTTATTTACGATTTGATGAAACGCAAGGAGCATCAGGTGAAAACGGTATTATCTGCTTCCGCAGTTGGTATTTATGGAGATCGTGGAGAAGAAATCTTGGACGAAACTAGTAAACCTGGAACAGGATTTCTAGCCCATTGCTGTGAAGAATGGGAAAAAGCAGTTGAACAAGGTACCGATTTAGGACTTCGCGTGGCTAAATTCAGAATTGGATTATTGCTTACGCCAAAAGGTGGAGTTTTGGATATTTTTAAATTGATGGTCAAAACCTTTACCGCAAGCAAACTCGGCTCTGGCGAACAGTGGTTTCCATGGATTCATTCTGATGATCTAATTGGAATGTTTTTATGGGCGGTAGAAAACGAAGATGCGAAAGGAGTTTACAATGCTACTGCACCAAATCCTGTCCGAAATAAAGAATTTACCAAAACACTTTCTGATGTATTGCACAGACCTTTCTGGCCGTTCGCAATTCCAAAAGCGATGTTCAAATTATTAATGGGAGAGAAAAGTGAGTTGGTTTTGATGAGCACGCATACCAAAGCGGATAAGATTATAAAAGCTGGATACACATTTAAATTTTTGTCTTTGAAAACTGCTTTGGAGGATTTGACAAGATAA
- a CDS encoding MFS transporter — protein sequence MLTAADPKRLKIATFLAFMLIPLSGLLTDIYLPSFPAMSRDLGVAESQIQLTLSCFLLSYGLGQLFVGSILDSLGRYKIGLYALAIAVISSLLIGFSRDIYVICGLRIIQGFSVATIVVSKRALFVDMYSGEKLKNYLSYFTVVWSSGPIIAPFLGGFLEKHFGWQSNFYFLAAYGLLMLVLEMIYSGETLAEKQPFKLRSVLKVYKMMLSNANFILGIFILGLAYSVVMVFSMSGPFIIEHTLHYSAVTIGYCALLLGVSWMIGGLLGKQLINWEYKYKVFAFSVFQLIFIGIMIFSGLFQQNIFTLVGFAFLIHICSGFIFNVYFTAGLMAFPKNAGASGGLLGGAIYILTSILSFVISTSGEINTQIDLGWRYLTMSLLLSIGVIAWNYNRNKELKIFNAKNIQNFEDKNPTSDFV from the coding sequence ATGCTCACAGCGGCAGATCCAAAACGCCTCAAAATTGCGACATTTCTCGCATTTATGCTTATTCCATTATCGGGATTGCTTACAGATATTTACCTGCCATCGTTCCCTGCAATGTCGCGCGATTTGGGAGTTGCCGAAAGTCAAATTCAGCTGACTCTTTCGTGCTTTCTGTTGAGTTACGGTTTGGGGCAATTATTTGTAGGAAGTATTCTTGATAGCCTCGGAAGGTATAAAATTGGATTATATGCACTGGCAATTGCGGTAATCTCTTCATTGCTTATTGGCTTTTCAAGAGATATCTACGTTATTTGTGGACTGCGCATCATTCAAGGATTTTCGGTGGCAACTATTGTCGTTTCAAAACGTGCGCTATTTGTGGATATGTACAGCGGCGAAAAGCTTAAAAATTATTTAAGTTATTTTACCGTGGTCTGGTCTTCAGGGCCAATTATCGCTCCTTTCCTTGGAGGATTTCTTGAAAAACACTTCGGATGGCAGTCAAACTTCTATTTTCTTGCCGCTTACGGATTGCTAATGTTAGTGCTCGAAATGATTTATAGCGGCGAAACACTTGCCGAAAAGCAACCTTTTAAACTTCGTTCTGTCCTAAAAGTGTATAAAATGATGTTGAGCAATGCCAATTTCATTTTAGGAATTTTCATTCTTGGTTTAGCCTACTCAGTCGTGATGGTTTTCAGTATGTCAGGCCCATTTATCATTGAACATACGCTGCATTATTCGGCGGTAACAATTGGATATTGCGCGCTATTGCTGGGCGTTTCTTGGATGATTGGCGGATTGTTGGGCAAACAATTAATTAATTGGGAATATAAATACAAGGTTTTTGCATTCTCAGTTTTCCAATTAATCTTCATTGGAATAATGATTTTCTCAGGACTTTTTCAGCAAAACATCTTCACCTTAGTCGGTTTTGCATTCCTCATTCACATCTGTTCGGGCTTTATTTTCAATGTGTATTTCACGGCAGGATTAATGGCTTTCCCTAAAAATGCTGGAGCTTCCGGTGGACTTTTAGGTGGAGCGATTTATATTTTGACCTCGATTTTAAGTTTTGTTATTTCTACAAGTGGCGAAATAAATACCCAAATCGACCTCGGTTGGCGGTACCTCACAATGTCGCTGCTGCTTTCTATTGGCGTAATCGCGTGGAATTACAATCGAAATAAGGAATTAAAAATCTTCAACGCCAAGAATATTCAGAATTTTGAAGATAAAAATCCAACTTCAGATTTTGTTTAA
- a CDS encoding Crp/Fnr family transcriptional regulator, which yields METLDTITELQSSPDLIAKLKKHSLQKQYNQGEIILNENSNIYAIPIVIKGSIKVIRTDEDGREILLYYIKAGESCIMSFLGGMHQETSKVKAEVEEDAEILFLPMDKVVLFIKEYPQWLDYIFKLYHKRFEELLEIVNAIAFKKVDERLLNLLEKKKELSGSKIINTTHEQLANELGTARVVVSRLLKQLEENGILLLSRNKITLL from the coding sequence ATGGAAACTCTCGATACAATTACTGAATTACAATCGTCCCCAGATTTAATTGCGAAATTAAAAAAACACAGTTTGCAAAAGCAGTACAATCAAGGTGAAATTATTTTGAATGAAAATTCGAATATTTATGCCATTCCGATTGTGATAAAAGGCAGTATCAAAGTTATCCGAACCGATGAGGATGGCCGAGAAATTTTACTGTATTATATCAAAGCTGGCGAAAGTTGTATTATGTCATTTCTTGGCGGAATGCATCAGGAGACGAGTAAGGTAAAGGCTGAAGTTGAAGAAGATGCGGAGATTTTGTTTCTTCCAATGGACAAAGTCGTACTCTTTATCAAAGAATATCCGCAGTGGCTGGACTATATTTTCAAATTGTACCATAAACGCTTTGAAGAATTACTTGAAATTGTAAATGCCATTGCTTTTAAGAAAGTAGATGAGCGGCTTTTAAATTTACTCGAAAAGAAAAAAGAATTATCTGGGTCCAAAATCATCAACACTACCCACGAACAACTCGCAAACGAGCTTGGTACTGCAAGAGTTGTGGTTTCACGATTATTAAAACAGTTGGAAGAAAATGGAATATTGTTGCTTTCCAGAAACAAAATAACCCTTCTGTAA